The following DNA comes from Erigeron canadensis isolate Cc75 chromosome 3, C_canadensis_v1, whole genome shotgun sequence.
ggcgtcaagtggtgtgaataacttatgtaaaaatatttgatgtaaaaggttaatgaatatatttttaaaaataaatgattgattgtgtaaattatatattaacgTTAAAAGGGTGTGtaagttaaaatattttaaggggtatTACTAGCTTAAACTCTAATGGCCACGGATATCTTCTAAATCAACTATGTGGGCCCCGGTGATGAGTTTACCcaaggtctcaagttcgagtcttgaggttctcatctcaaaggaattttccatgagggggttggaggtccagaaaatatctggttaaaattgcctccaacatgtctgaatcgaaactcactttacaacaaaaaaaaaaaaaaaaaaattacacattttaacatttataaaaataaaatgttgttttttatctgcttttcaaaaaaaaaagaaagtttgttttcttaataaaatagtataaaaaagAAGAGCAATAACAATTACCGTAACCAATGCGTAACAAAACAGGTAAAATCAATAAACAATCCAAATTCGGTATCTGTCCATCAATTTTGTAGTTTCTAACAAGTTCAGGCCCAGCCCAACCTTCAGCTGATTTTTAGCCCTAAATGTGAAACAACTTTTTAAAGAGAATGAAGGGCAGTGTATACATATACTACACAAATATCCGCACGATATGGCGGTGTGACGACGATAACAACGTGTGGTGGCGGTTGTggtattaatataaaagtgattgatttttaaaataattttgtaaaGAAAAACAGTATGTTGGGGTTATCCACTacttaaaagttgaaaattttgtaaagaaaaaatgatttataatgtaATAATGATAGAGATAAAGATAATATCAACACGCCCCTACAAGATATATACTccatttaatttagtttttttaaatctttgtaTTACTACTAGAAGCATGAACAACGTGTACACAATTATCTTGATGCAAAAGTATGTATTTAACAATTACAAAATTTCATCTACAATGTATAATATCCAATTTTAGCAGCAAATAGTTtattttaactctttatatGCTTAAACCTAGAATGACTACATTTACCTTATATTAAATTAAGTTattgtatattattttatacCAACATAAGTATAAGTATTTCAGATTTGATTTAATTATTggttaacaaaaaataatagattattgtttcaaaaattttacaaaatatagttattttggcacaagatttaaagattttaaaaaactCCTTATATacttcatatattatattatgtactaagttttagtttttatgtCATTAACTCAATAAATAAAGGAGTTACATATACATTGCATCAAATATAGTATAAAAATGAGAGAATGAAAATTGTTGTATTAAACTTATTACCATTTTAATGTTTGGTTGAAAAAAGATTAAACtatgtaattatttaaaaatctaGATGAAAAAACTTACACAATTTTGAATCTGGTctttaattttcattcaaaagtCAATATTATCCTAACATGACTATTAGGGTAATTTGAGGGAATCCACTACCGACTACCGTATTGATCAATATAACAATGTCAGTTTGAAGCTTTTTATCTATGAAGAAAAcccatatatctataaataattaatgaatgAAACCATATCATCTGAACAATATATCTGAATTTACTCACATGTATATGAGTTCAAATTTTTAGGTTGAGATGTTTGTGTGATTTTTCCTTAGAGAATTAGTTTACATTAAGGTAGACCTGACTAAAATAATCTAGtctttcaaatgacattcattCTTAAATGATAAGTTGAAGTTAATACGTAACACGAcattataaaaacatatctatacctacttataaaaattatagcccCTTTTAATTTTAGAAATGTTTGAAAGTTACATTAGGCGATATGACAGAAATACcgctctttttattttaatcaccTTTTTTTAtccactaatttaattatcaccatcaatatatctaaaacaCCTTTATTAATGGAATAAATTACACCACCaatccttaaatttttaaaataactacattaaacataattatatcaattatatttacatgaACAACTTATACTACTTGTCGTTACCATAACCAGTCGTCACCACCCATCACCATCGCATTGTCGTtgtcaccgccgcattgcgcgggcacCATGCTAGTATCTATCAAACAATTATAAACACTTATAAAGATATCACAGATATGAGTGCCATGATACGACTTTGCGTGAAGTCATGGTCCAAACCGCAGCAACAAGCTACATATGCAATAAAGTTGGGGTAGTCTTTTGCCCACTTGCCCTCAACACACACGTTATCATTGTTCAATTGCCAAGAAAGAAGCCACGATCATAAGTATGGTACCCATGATTTTACCCATTTCCATTTACTCATTTAGGCCAGGTGTATGATTTGTAGATCTAATAATATCTTTTAAGTAGAAAAAGAATAATCTATTTCTATCTTATTCTTATATATTCTATTGTTcactaaacaaaaatatattgtgTAAAAGGTATTTGTATTTTGAGAAAAGGTAATGATTAATTTTCCTAAAttgttagcctaaaaatccttttaattaataagattGTGACATGTAGAAAATCAAGGGTGagattagaaaaaagaattaatggattctatgtgttaaaaagtgaatatattgatgatttttaggaggatttatcattttcctttaagaAGTATCGAAAAAAAGGTGGAAATAGGAGCGGACAAAAATGAATCTTTGGTTTCAAGgtctaatatataaaatatttacagATTCGTCTTTCCTTTTCTGATTTTGAATGACAGTGcatttgtaaaataaataaaaaaaagaaaaaaaaaaacatttcgaAATGATGAGTTTGAGGACACCACTGTACCATATTCAGAACTACCAAGCAATGTTGTTtacctaaataaataaaagaaatgatattcaTATCATTTTTATCGATACTATATCTAAATTGCGGGTTATTAAGTTAGTTATATAATTTATGCATTGTGTTACACTTATTAAAAGTAATGATACCAATATACTGTTTTGTATAGAATGAATTATTTATTAAGTTTTCATAACCACCTAACAGTGTTAAAATAAGTAACCACTGGGGGCCAGGGGTGTTTACACTTTTCACTATGTGGGGCTCCGGTGGGTTTTCTTCCAAGGTTGTGGGTTCGAGCCTCGGTTGACACAATCCTTGGATTTCCCATCTAGGAATTTTTCACAAGGAGGGGGTTGAAAGACTGCAGGGTATGCTCAGCATCTCGTGAGATCCAAcgattgttggttaaaattgcctccaaccACGTGTGAGTCGAAATACACCTTTGAAAAAAAACCAAACTAAGTTTTAGTACACATTGGTAttctatatttatacatataaaatacaattgatctaattatttattaaccattttataaaagtaactaacatTTAGAATTAAGTTTAAAtgtgttaattaaaaaaaaagtgttataaaatgaaaaagtataGGTCTATTTGGAAACTTTTATCACTACttgtattaataatttttatattttttgtttgttatagttattattattattagttttatatattgaaataaaaaaatgattaattaacctaaaactaacctaaaactttaaaaatttgacaAGTGGATTCTGCTGATTTTCCTTTCTTCCGATTTGTAGACTTCTTTCTTACTTTCTTTCAAAAGCCctcaactctctctctctctctcaaatcATACGGAGTGGAGTAGTTGAGTAAATAAAAGGAttgagtaataataataaggagGCAGTCGGGAATTAAAGACGATGATTGAAATATTATTGAGTGTGATATTCTTTGAGATGGGATTGATCTTGATATTTGTTTTCAAAACCCCGCTAAGGAAACTTGTTATCATGGGTTTGGATCGGGTCAAACGTGGTCAAGCCCCCCTTGTAATTAAAGCTGTCGGATCAACTATCTTTGTGCTCATGCTCTCTACTCTTTACAGTTTCTTTCAGATCCGCAATGATGAAGGCGCCGGCGAACTTACTCCCACCGATCAGATTCTGGCCGCCCGGCACCTTCTTGATGCTTCTCTCATGGGTAttctaattatttattttaaaaatcatcTTTGTCTATTACACATATCCATCCTTGAATTATTTCTAAGAAACAAGTCTTCCCTGAAGAGTATATAAAAATCATCTGATGTATGTATGTgactttgtttttatattatacggtggtttgtgtatatatattcacCATCAAGGATTGGGGGTAATTAGTAGTAAGGACAGATGCTGTTCACATTGGAAAGTCGATAGGTAATAGCCATCATTTTAGGGCCCCAAATCGGCTATTGTTCGGTCATTTGCTGTTTCCTTCCCCTATAGTTATCGGTTTTTGAATATGAATGTTGTGTCAATCCCTCAATCGTTGCAGGATTCTCCTTGTTTCTTGCATTAATGATTGACAGACTCCACCATTACATCAGAGAACTCCgaataagaagaaaaaacatGGAAGCGATCAAAAAACAAAACCGGATCATTGAAAATGGCAAAACTGGAAGCCAAGATGAACTCAAAGCTTTAGCGGGTCAAGTAACCACCCTAAAAGAAAGAGTTACACATCTCGAGTCTGACCTagatgaaaagacaaaagaagcAAGCACCGCAGAAGCCAATGTAGATGCTTTGAAGAAGCAATCTGAAGGGTTTCTTTTCGAGTATGACCGTCTACTTGAGGAAAACCAAAACCTTAGAGCACAGTTGCAGTCATCAGATCGAAGATAGTCAAAATTGTGATAACAACAAGGTTACTGAAGATTTTATTAATACAATTCTCTAATCTAATGCCCCTTctcttttgtttttccttttatattaTTGGTTTGTGAATTTTGTGCTTCTTGTAATGGTGACATCCTTATaattttgtttggttttgtgataaacaaaaaaaagtggCAGAAACTAGTTATAGGTAAAAGGGAAAATACCAGTTGGTTTGTACAAGGAATGATTTTCGCACAGAAATGGAAGTTTACTTTTCTCAATGTTATTGTACGAGTATCATGCAAGGAAGAATTGATCAGTAGCTTGCTTGCAGGTTATGTTTTATAACTAGCC
Coding sequences within:
- the LOC122593184 gene encoding B-cell receptor-associated protein 31-like; the encoded protein is MIEILLSVIFFEMGLILIFVFKTPLRKLVIMGLDRVKRGQAPLVIKAVGSTIFVLMLSTLYSFFQIRNDEGAGELTPTDQILAARHLLDASLMGFSLFLALMIDRLHHYIRELRIRRKNMEAIKKQNRIIENGKTGSQDELKALAGQVTTLKERVTHLESDLDEKTKEASTAEANVDALKKQSEGFLFEYDRLLEENQNLRAQLQSSDRR